In the Pseudanabaena sp. PCC 7367 genome, one interval contains:
- the cysS gene encoding cysteine--tRNA ligase, translating into MSQQVYNSLTRQKEELQTLEPGQIKMYVCGVTVYDFCHLGHARAYVVWDMVRRYLQSRNYQVRYVQNITDIDDKILKRAQQEGVTMQEISDRYIATYNEDMARLNIMPADEYPRATESIEAIIDLIKALEAQDYAYAAGGDVYYAVQKFPTYGKLSGRKLADMQAGASGRVAVGEELKRYPFDFALWKAAKPGEPFWQSPWGEGRPGWHIECSAMVRSRLGDQIDIHAGGADLQFPHHENEIAQSEGATHQPLARYWLHNGFVNIDGEKMSKSLGNFTTIRELLKHYDPMAIRLFILQSHYRQPIDFTEEAINAATRGWETIRDGLLFKHDFGDQLGWDRLAVALDQLDQNLLDRFHGAMDDDFNTSIAISLLFELAKPLKAEANKLVHSGKSDLASAVLAQTWQTLSYLSDVLGFIADPEARSNANHSNDSATVSDDQIETMVQQRCAARKAKDFAASDRLRDQLKELGITLIDQPDGTTRWHR; encoded by the coding sequence ATGTCCCAGCAAGTCTACAACAGTCTTACCCGTCAGAAAGAAGAACTGCAAACCCTGGAGCCAGGGCAGATCAAGATGTATGTTTGCGGTGTGACGGTCTATGACTTTTGCCATTTGGGACATGCCAGAGCCTATGTGGTTTGGGATATGGTGCGGCGATATTTACAATCGCGTAATTACCAGGTGCGCTACGTCCAGAATATTACCGACATCGACGATAAAATCCTCAAGCGTGCCCAGCAAGAGGGCGTGACCATGCAGGAGATCAGCGATCGCTATATTGCCACCTATAACGAAGATATGGCGCGGCTGAATATTATGCCCGCCGATGAATATCCCCGTGCCACGGAATCGATCGAGGCAATCATCGATTTAATTAAAGCCCTTGAAGCGCAGGACTATGCCTATGCTGCTGGCGGGGATGTTTACTATGCGGTGCAAAAGTTCCCCACCTATGGCAAACTATCGGGACGGAAACTGGCGGATATGCAAGCGGGGGCAAGCGGTCGGGTTGCAGTGGGCGAAGAATTAAAGCGCTATCCCTTTGATTTTGCGCTGTGGAAGGCAGCGAAACCAGGCGAACCTTTCTGGCAATCGCCCTGGGGGGAGGGTAGACCAGGCTGGCACATCGAATGTTCGGCCATGGTGCGATCGCGCTTGGGTGATCAAATTGATATTCATGCTGGTGGTGCAGATTTGCAGTTTCCCCACCATGAAAATGAGATCGCTCAATCGGAAGGAGCAACCCACCAACCCTTGGCCAGGTACTGGCTACACAATGGGTTTGTAAATATTGATGGCGAAAAGATGTCGAAGTCATTGGGGAATTTCACCACGATTCGAGAATTGCTGAAACATTATGATCCAATGGCGATCAGACTGTTCATTTTGCAATCGCACTATCGCCAGCCGATCGATTTTACGGAAGAAGCAATTAATGCGGCAACCAGGGGCTGGGAAACGATCCGCGATGGCTTGCTATTCAAGCATGATTTTGGCGATCAATTGGGTTGGGATCGCTTAGCGGTGGCGCTAGATCAATTAGATCAAAATTTGCTCGATCGCTTTCATGGGGCAATGGATGATGATTTTAATACTTCGATCGCCATTTCGCTTTTGTTTGAACTCGCTAAACCGCTCAAAGCCGAAGCCAATAAATTAGTTCATTCTGGTAAAAGTGATTTAGCCTCGGCTGTGTTGGCGCAAACTTGGCAAACCTTGAGCTATTTGAGTGATGTTTTAGGGTTCATTGCCGATCCAGAAGCTCGGAGCAATGCTAATCATAGTAACGATTCGGCCACAGTCAGCGATGATCAGATTGAAACGATGGTGCAGCAAAGATGTGCAGCCCGCAAGGCGAAGGATTTTGCTGCAAGCGATCGCCTCCGCGATCAACTCAAAGAGCTTGGCATTACCTTGATCGATCAACCTGATGGTACTACGCGCTGGCATCGTTAG
- a CDS encoding HD domain-containing protein → MLPGKSRTYHDPLHGAITLNGDDPVEALIIRLIDAPEFQRLRRIRQLDTAFLTFHGAEGSRFTHSLGVMALTRRAFDGIADRYPLLRPHRVVVLVAALLHDLGHGPFSHAGEEILGNHHELWTVKLIHESSLTAILQGYSADLPDRLEQVFTKTYKLPIVHQLVSSQLDCDRLDYLQRDGYFTGARYGQLDLDRILMALNYDPITQRLVVDKKGTVAIEHYLTVRYFMYLQVYNHPKNIAARFILEQIYRRATNLLQTQHLAIDPVVKAWILQDPNRLSCANYLAADDIVFGYHVHRWRDSGDRILMDMCRRYLDRDLFRTIDISDKAPAEQAELLEQVQNRLRHKGVDPQYYCGIRVAQTKGYTIYQQGIEIQTQEGLQDIVELSALVKTLSRPIEKTLLLYPKRTINRAMLRLN, encoded by the coding sequence ATGTTACCTGGCAAGTCGCGCACCTACCACGATCCACTCCATGGAGCGATTACGCTAAACGGCGACGATCCAGTTGAAGCACTTATTATCCGGCTAATCGATGCACCTGAATTTCAGCGATTGCGGCGCATCCGCCAACTAGACACCGCCTTTTTGACTTTTCATGGTGCAGAAGGATCGCGGTTTACCCATTCCCTCGGCGTAATGGCACTGACGCGGCGGGCATTTGATGGCATTGCCGATCGCTATCCCCTCTTGCGTCCCCATCGGGTGGTGGTTTTGGTGGCGGCACTTTTACATGATTTGGGGCATGGTCCCTTTAGTCATGCTGGAGAAGAGATCCTGGGTAATCACCACGAACTCTGGACAGTTAAATTAATTCATGAATCGAGCTTAACTGCGATTCTGCAAGGTTATAGCGCTGATTTACCCGATCGACTGGAGCAAGTGTTTACCAAAACCTATAAACTGCCGATCGTGCATCAACTGGTTTCCTCGCAGCTTGATTGCGATCGACTCGATTATCTCCAACGCGATGGTTATTTTACTGGCGCTCGCTATGGTCAGCTTGACCTCGATCGGATTTTGATGGCGCTCAATTATGACCCGATCACGCAGCGCCTGGTCGTAGACAAAAAAGGCACAGTGGCGATCGAGCATTATTTAACTGTGCGCTATTTTATGTATTTACAGGTTTATAACCATCCCAAAAATATTGCGGCGCGGTTTATCCTGGAGCAGATCTATCGTCGGGCGACGAATCTTTTACAGACCCAGCACCTAGCGATCGATCCGGTGGTGAAAGCCTGGATTTTGCAAGATCCCAATCGCCTCAGTTGTGCTAACTATTTGGCGGCGGATGATATTGTATTTGGCTATCATGTGCATCGCTGGCGGGATAGTGGCGATCGCATTTTGATGGACATGTGCCGTCGGTATCTGGATCGGGATTTATTCAGAACGATCGACATCAGTGACAAAGCACCGGCCGAGCAAGCTGAACTGCTTGAGCAAGTTCAAAATAGGCTCAGGCACAAAGGGGTTGATCCTCAATATTATTGTGGCATCAGGGTGGCTCAAACCAAAGGTTATACGATCTATCAGCAGGGGATTGAAATTCAAACCCAAGAGGGATTGCAGGATATTGTGGAGTTATCGGCTCTGGTGAAGACTCTCAGTAGGCCGATCGAAAAGACTTTGTTGCTATACCCCAAACGCACCATTAATCGTGCCATGTTGCGGCTTAACTAA
- the sufR gene encoding iron-sulfur cluster biosynthesis transcriptional regulator SufR, whose product MKSKEKTSTKQDILQYLLKHGSAIAHQLAEHLDISVQAIRRHLKDLEHEGLVIYHVSHPDEHPDEQDDEVEDQDDFAEHGANGANGANRTNSMAAHNANNSDNQDQNNPSNPSTHHAKTAMGRPQHVYELSKAGRDRFPANYDQFSVNLLDTLAETLGKEQVSEILHKQWLRKAMDYRQKLGSGSLRDRVAHLAELRRSEGYVAEWFEQDPHDQGDQPNYILTEYNCAISEVAESFPSICSHELEMFEAALEGCKVERTHWMVGGEHRCGYLISSNRN is encoded by the coding sequence ATGAAAAGCAAGGAGAAAACATCAACCAAGCAGGATATCCTGCAATATTTGCTGAAGCATGGCAGCGCGATCGCCCATCAACTGGCCGAGCACCTCGATATTTCGGTTCAGGCAATCCGTCGGCATTTAAAAGATTTAGAGCATGAAGGATTGGTGATTTACCATGTCTCGCACCCCGATGAGCACCCCGATGAGCAGGATGACGAGGTTGAAGATCAAGATGATTTTGCCGAGCATGGGGCTAATGGGGCTAATGGGGCTAATCGGACTAATAGTATGGCAGCCCATAATGCTAATAATAGTGACAATCAAGATCAAAACAATCCCTCAAATCCCTCAACTCATCATGCTAAGACCGCAATGGGTCGGCCACAACATGTATATGAGCTAAGCAAGGCTGGGCGCGATCGCTTCCCCGCTAATTATGATCAATTTTCGGTCAATCTGCTCGATACCCTGGCGGAAACCCTGGGCAAGGAACAAGTTAGCGAGATTTTACATAAACAATGGCTGCGCAAAGCAATGGACTATCGCCAGAAGTTGGGTAGTGGCTCATTGCGCGATCGGGTGGCGCACCTGGCTGAACTGCGGCGATCGGAAGGGTATGTGGCGGAGTGGTTCGAGCAAGATCCCCATGACCAAGGCGATCAACCTAATTATATTTTGACTGAATATAATTGTGCGATTTCTGAGGTTGCCGAATCTTTTCCGAGCATTTGCTCCCATGAATTGGAGATGTTTGAAGCGGCATTAGAGGGCTGCAAGGTGGAGCGAACCCATTGGATGGTGGGCGGTGAACATCGCTGTGGTTATCTAATCAGCAGCAATCGCAATTGA
- the sufB gene encoding Fe-S cluster assembly protein SufB, with the protein MTATVQKLVNQPYKYGFVTKVESDIIPRGLSEDVIRTISAKKNEPEFMLEFRLKAYRKWLTMTEPSWPNVKYPKINYQDIIYYSAPKAQAKKQSLDEVDPAMLETFEKLGIPLSEQKRLSNVAVDAVFDSVSIATTFKKDLAKVGVVFCSISEAMHEYPELIEKYLGSVVPIGDNFFAALNSAVFSDGSFCYIPKGVKCPMDLSTYFRINNGDSGQFERTLIVAEEGSSVSYLEGCTAPMFDTNQLHAAVVELVALDDAEIKYSTVQNWYAGNEDGKGGIYNFVTKRGLCAGKNSKISWTQVETGSAITWKYPSCVLVGDNSVGEFYSVALTNNHQQADTGTKMVHVGKNTRSTIISKGISAGQSKNSYRGLVKVGSKAKGARNYSQCDSMLIGDRTQANTFPYIEVQNNTAKVEHEASTSKIGEEQLFYFQQRGISMEDAVSMMISGFCKDVFNELPMEFAVEADKLLALKLEGSVG; encoded by the coding sequence ATGACTGCAACGGTTCAAAAGTTAGTCAATCAGCCATATAAATACGGTTTTGTGACCAAGGTTGAGTCGGATATCATTCCCCGTGGATTGAGTGAAGACGTGATCCGCACTATTTCGGCTAAGAAAAATGAGCCCGAATTTATGCTGGAGTTCCGTCTCAAGGCTTATCGCAAGTGGCTGACAATGACCGAACCAAGCTGGCCTAATGTCAAATATCCGAAGATTAACTATCAAGATATTATCTACTATTCTGCGCCCAAGGCTCAAGCTAAAAAGCAAAGTCTGGACGAAGTTGATCCAGCCATGTTGGAAACCTTCGAGAAGCTGGGTATCCCCTTGTCAGAGCAAAAGCGGCTCTCGAATGTGGCGGTGGATGCAGTATTTGACAGTGTTTCGATCGCCACTACCTTTAAAAAAGACCTGGCCAAGGTGGGTGTAGTGTTCTGCTCAATCTCCGAAGCAATGCATGAATATCCAGAGCTGATCGAAAAATATCTGGGCAGTGTGGTGCCGATCGGTGATAACTTTTTTGCTGCCCTCAACTCGGCGGTATTTAGTGATGGCTCTTTCTGCTACATTCCTAAAGGGGTGAAATGCCCAATGGACTTGTCCACCTATTTCCGGATTAATAACGGCGATTCGGGACAGTTTGAGCGCACTTTGATCGTGGCCGAAGAAGGTAGCTCGGTCAGCTATCTGGAAGGTTGCACCGCACCAATGTTTGACACCAATCAGCTCCATGCCGCAGTGGTGGAACTGGTGGCTTTGGATGATGCGGAAATTAAATATTCCACTGTTCAGAACTGGTACGCCGGTAATGAAGACGGCAAGGGTGGCATCTATAACTTTGTGACCAAGCGCGGTTTGTGTGCGGGTAAGAATTCTAAGATCTCCTGGACGCAGGTGGAAACAGGCTCAGCGATCACCTGGAAATATCCCAGTTGCGTGCTGGTGGGTGATAATTCCGTGGGTGAGTTTTACTCCGTGGCGCTAACCAATAACCATCAACAGGCTGACACGGGCACGAAAATGGTGCATGTGGGCAAAAACACCCGTAGCACGATCATCTCGAAGGGTATTTCAGCGGGGCAATCCAAGAATAGCTATCGTGGCCTGGTTAAGGTTGGTTCTAAAGCCAAAGGCGCTCGTAACTATTCCCAGTGTGATTCAATGCTAATTGGCGATCGCACCCAGGCCAATACCTTCCCCTACATTGAAGTGCAGAATAATACTGCCAAGGTGGAGCATGAAGCTTCGACCTCAAAAATTGGCGAGGAACAATTGTTCTATTTCCAACAGCGGGGCATTTCTATGGAAGATGCGGTCTCAATGATGATCAGCGGCTTTTGCAAGGATGTGTTTAATGAGTTGCCAATGGAGTTTGCGGTTGAGGCCGATAAGCTGCTGGCGCTCAAGCTGGAAGGCAGTGTTGGTTAA
- the sufC gene encoding Fe-S cluster assembly ATPase SufC, with protein MIVENSEVILAVEDLTASVDGVEILKGVNLEIKAGEVHAIMGQNGSGKSTFSKVLAGHPQYEVTGGKIAFLGQDLLELEAEDRARSGIFLAFQYPLEIPGVSNADFLRTSYNSLQKHKGLPELDILDFDDLVQERLEVVKMNPSFLSRSVNEGFSGGEKKRNEILQMAILDPKLAILDETDSGLDIDALKIVANGVNQLSSPDNASIVITHYQRLLNYIVPDYVHIMSAGKIAITGGKELAVQLEERGYDWITEKETAEVAQ; from the coding sequence ATGATTGTCGAAAATAGCGAAGTAATCTTAGCGGTCGAAGACCTGACCGCCTCCGTTGATGGAGTAGAAATTCTCAAGGGCGTAAATTTGGAGATTAAGGCTGGTGAAGTCCATGCGATCATGGGTCAAAATGGCTCCGGCAAAAGCACCTTTTCAAAAGTTTTAGCCGGACACCCGCAATATGAAGTTACGGGCGGCAAGATTGCTTTCTTGGGACAAGATTTATTAGAACTAGAAGCCGAAGACAGAGCCAGAAGCGGTATTTTTCTTGCCTTTCAATATCCCCTCGAAATTCCTGGTGTCAGCAATGCCGATTTTCTGCGCACTTCCTACAACTCGCTCCAAAAGCATAAAGGCTTGCCAGAGCTGGATATTCTCGACTTCGATGACCTGGTGCAGGAAAGACTAGAAGTAGTAAAAATGAACCCGAGCTTTTTGAGTCGAAGCGTCAATGAGGGCTTTTCTGGCGGTGAGAAGAAGCGGAATGAAATTTTGCAAATGGCGATCTTAGATCCCAAATTGGCGATCCTGGATGAAACTGATTCTGGCCTGGATATTGATGCGCTCAAAATTGTGGCCAATGGCGTGAACCAACTATCTAGCCCCGATAATGCCAGCATTGTGATCACCCACTATCAGCGATTGCTTAACTACATCGTGCCCGACTATGTGCATATTATGTCGGCGGGTAAGATTGCGATCACTGGTGGCAAGGAACTGGCGGTGCAACTGGAAGAACGCGGCTATGACTGGATCACCGAGAAGGAGACGGCGGAGGTGGCTCAGTGA
- the sufD gene encoding Fe-S cluster assembly protein SufD: MSIRVSELSEYPESPQAATATGAMNGGSNPNFVDGIVNQRFDLNQLQVNPEAIAWLQSIRQEAQTLLVDQELPHKKQEEWKYTDLSAVLKRSYVLRKPQECLLDALENPGFEKLIAGQIVPEAARSLLVFVNGVFSPQLSGLIDLPEGVIVGSLAQLCADCLPEKVQQRLAEFLAELTDADDFFANLNAACLSDVAIAYVPKNVVIDQPIQFVYAVTPRSAQTANISVISQPRCLVVAETGSSMTLVETYVGEPDRSYLSNSVAEIMVGENAAVNHTKVQWEGHAACHISTTAIAQERDSRYTCNAISTGAKISRHNLQVQQWAGQTETHLNGLAYIDGDRLTDTHSAIAHNYAHGSSNQLHKCIVDDRARAIFNGKIQVRQAAQQTDSSQLSRNLLLSDKARVDTKPQLEIVADNVKCAHGATVSQLDADEIFYLQSRGIDAASAANMLTFAFAAEVIQRIPIPRLRQALEKFVLSKTRAHHK; this comes from the coding sequence GTGAGCATAAGAGTATCCGAGTTATCCGAATATCCAGAATCGCCTCAAGCTGCAACTGCTACTGGTGCGATGAATGGTGGCTCTAACCCTAACTTTGTGGATGGTATTGTCAACCAACGGTTTGATTTAAATCAGCTCCAGGTTAATCCGGAGGCGATCGCCTGGTTGCAATCGATTCGCCAGGAAGCCCAAACTTTGTTGGTGGATCAGGAGCTGCCCCACAAAAAGCAAGAGGAGTGGAAATACACTGATTTAAGTGCCGTATTAAAGCGTTCCTATGTGCTGCGCAAGCCCCAGGAATGTTTGCTCGATGCCCTAGAAAATCCTGGGTTTGAGAAGTTGATTGCCGGGCAGATTGTGCCAGAGGCGGCACGCAGCCTGTTGGTGTTTGTGAATGGTGTATTTTCCCCGCAGTTGTCGGGGTTGATCGATCTACCGGAAGGGGTGATCGTGGGTAGTTTGGCTCAATTGTGCGCTGATTGTTTGCCAGAGAAAGTGCAACAAAGGCTAGCCGAGTTTTTGGCGGAGCTAACCGATGCGGATGATTTTTTTGCTAATCTCAACGCCGCTTGCCTCAGTGATGTGGCGATCGCCTATGTGCCTAAAAATGTGGTGATCGATCAACCAATCCAGTTTGTCTATGCAGTGACACCGCGATCGGCACAGACGGCCAATATTTCTGTGATTTCCCAACCCCGCTGTCTGGTGGTGGCCGAAACCGGTAGCAGTATGACCCTGGTGGAAACCTATGTAGGCGAACCGGATCGCAGTTATTTATCTAATTCGGTCGCAGAAATTATGGTGGGTGAAAATGCCGCCGTGAACCACACCAAAGTTCAGTGGGAAGGCCATGCCGCCTGCCACATTAGCACCACCGCGATCGCTCAGGAGCGTGATAGCCGCTATACTTGCAATGCGATTTCTACTGGTGCAAAAATTTCCCGCCACAATTTGCAGGTGCAGCAATGGGCAGGGCAAACGGAAACCCACCTCAATGGTCTGGCCTATATTGATGGCGATCGACTCACCGATACCCATTCCGCGATCGCCCATAACTATGCCCACGGCAGCAGCAATCAACTGCACAAATGTATTGTGGACGATCGGGCGCGGGCGATTTTCAACGGCAAGATCCAGGTGCGGCAGGCAGCCCAACAGACCGACTCCAGCCAGCTGAGCCGCAATTTGCTGCTTTCTGACAAGGCCAGGGTAGACACCAAACCGCAATTGGAGATCGTGGCCGACAATGTTAAATGTGCCCACGGTGCTACGGTGAGCCAACTTGACGCAGATGAGATTTTCTATCTCCAGAGTCGTGGCATTGATGCGGCCAGTGCGGCAAATATGCTTACCTTTGCGTTTGCGGCAGAAGTGATCCAACGCATCCCGATTCCCCGGTTGCGGCAGGCATTAGAAAAGTTTGTCCTCTCTAAAACCCGCGCTCACCATAAATAA
- a CDS encoding glycosyltransferase family 2 protein: MTKTNVSKVTGKDWDIPDPRVWFKPRIATVVLISIILICGAIVAAWFSGAGQIEQIFWQLQWLQDNPPMWLEAPMVTGRLLAVPTIILLIISLAITKISPEPIKWSRLAMVTILLILNARYLLWRSLSTLNVATPLNGVFSIGLFALELFSISNGALELFLITQARDRSEEADRYAEDVAAGAYYPTVDVFIPTYNEPAFILRRTIIGCQAINYDRKKIYVLDDTRRPEIRALATELGCEYICRPDNEHAKAGNLNHAIGQTNGELIVCFDADFVPTRNFLQRTVGFFQKQNLALLQTPQSYYNADPVARNLGLENIIAPEHEVFHRKIQPARDGTGSVVCSGTSFVIRRSALANAGGKFVTSSLSEDYFTSIRLAGCGYDLAYLDEKLSAGAAPDDMASMATQRLRWAQGTLQAFFIEENPFMIRGLSLRQRFGHLGSVTHWFTSFARVAFLLIPLAYSFLGIIPVKANLEEIIYYFLPVYCVNLATFSWFSYRARSVAIAEIYDIILCIPVAATTLQTLLKPFGKGFKVTPKGINRDRLVFNWSLALPLVFLFLATAVSLWVNLANCIMHISDYGSNDDITGLNLGWIWSTYNLILLGIGLLIMLDVPRVDLYEWFNLRRVVKIEPDPEARLIQPDLQPNIHQASIDQANGQQHGHTNRQGKTDHQLNQADLDQKPDPIALPANDLELDLGDPATITAEIAPNNAHSSTVEELTMAMPANLNSSTANSNHQTYWGITSMCSEIGAEVEVTGRPPDLQPGETMPVTIEIMEVGLKLRGTITPSERSCELPKLKVRFEQVTLEQHRQLVELLFCRPGQWLRQRSPGEIASIYFLLRSLIKPRALFGKKQEISPVMVCQI; this comes from the coding sequence ATGACAAAGACAAACGTTTCCAAGGTGACTGGGAAAGATTGGGACATACCCGATCCCAGAGTTTGGTTCAAGCCGCGCATCGCTACGGTGGTTTTAATTTCAATAATTTTGATTTGTGGGGCGATCGTGGCGGCCTGGTTTAGTGGCGCTGGCCAGATTGAACAAATCTTTTGGCAATTGCAATGGCTGCAAGATAATCCACCAATGTGGCTGGAAGCACCAATGGTAACTGGGCGACTGCTGGCAGTACCAACGATTATTTTATTGATCATCTCGCTGGCAATCACCAAAATTTCGCCTGAGCCGATCAAATGGTCGCGGTTGGCGATGGTGACGATTTTGCTGATCCTCAACGCTAGATATTTGCTTTGGCGATCGCTCTCGACCTTGAATGTGGCGACCCCCCTCAATGGCGTGTTTAGTATTGGTCTATTTGCGCTGGAGCTATTTAGCATTAGCAATGGTGCATTGGAATTATTTTTAATTACCCAGGCGCGCGATCGCAGTGAAGAGGCCGATCGCTATGCTGAGGATGTGGCCGCCGGAGCCTACTATCCCACCGTGGATGTGTTTATTCCCACCTACAACGAACCAGCCTTTATTCTGCGCCGCACAATTATTGGCTGTCAGGCGATCAACTACGATCGCAAAAAAATCTATGTGCTCGATGACACCCGCCGCCCCGAAATTAGAGCCCTGGCTACAGAATTGGGCTGTGAATATATCTGCCGCCCCGATAATGAACATGCCAAGGCTGGGAATTTAAACCATGCGATCGGCCAGACTAACGGCGAGCTGATCGTTTGTTTTGATGCCGACTTTGTACCCACCCGTAATTTTCTACAACGCACGGTGGGCTTTTTTCAGAAGCAAAATCTAGCATTGTTGCAAACGCCACAGTCCTACTACAATGCTGACCCGGTCGCCCGTAACCTGGGGCTGGAAAATATTATTGCGCCGGAGCATGAGGTATTCCACCGTAAAATTCAGCCTGCCCGCGATGGTACTGGCAGTGTGGTTTGTTCAGGGACATCATTTGTGATCCGGCGATCGGCCTTGGCCAATGCTGGCGGTAAGTTTGTGACCAGCTCCCTTAGTGAAGACTATTTCACCTCAATTCGCTTAGCTGGCTGTGGCTATGACCTGGCCTATTTAGATGAAAAGCTGAGTGCGGGGGCCGCACCCGATGACATGGCTTCAATGGCAACGCAGCGATTGCGCTGGGCTCAGGGCACCTTGCAGGCATTTTTTATTGAAGAAAACCCATTTATGATCCGGGGGTTGAGCCTGCGGCAGCGGTTTGGCCATTTGGGTAGCGTGACCCACTGGTTTACCAGTTTTGCGCGGGTGGCATTTTTATTAATTCCCCTAGCCTATTCATTTCTGGGCATTATTCCGGTCAAGGCTAACCTGGAAGAAATTATTTACTATTTCCTGCCGGTTTATTGTGTCAATCTGGCCACCTTTTCCTGGTTTAGCTATCGTGCCCGATCGGTGGCGATCGCCGAAATTTACGATATTATCCTGTGCATCCCTGTGGCGGCAACTACCCTGCAAACATTGCTCAAGCCCTTTGGTAAAGGCTTCAAAGTCACGCCCAAGGGTATTAACCGCGATCGGCTGGTGTTTAACTGGAGCCTAGCCCTACCATTGGTGTTTCTGTTTCTGGCGACGGCGGTGAGTTTGTGGGTGAACCTGGCCAATTGCATTATGCATATATCTGACTATGGCAGCAATGATGACATCACAGGCTTGAATCTGGGTTGGATCTGGAGTACCTATAACCTGATCTTGTTGGGGATTGGTTTGCTGATTATGCTGGATGTGCCCAGGGTCGATCTCTATGAGTGGTTCAATTTACGTCGGGTGGTAAAAATCGAGCCAGATCCAGAAGCCAGGTTGATTCAACCAGACTTACAACCAAATATTCATCAAGCAAGTATTGATCAAGCAAATGGTCAGCAGCATGGTCATACAAATCGCCAAGGAAAGACAGATCACCAATTAAATCAAGCCGATCTGGATCAGAAACCAGATCCGATCGCTCTCCCTGCCAACGATCTTGAACTTGATCTGGGCGATCCAGCTACGATCACCGCTGAAATTGCTCCTAATAATGCTCATAGTTCTACCGTTGAAGAGTTAACTATGGCGATGCCAGCCAATTTAAACTCTAGTACGGCTAACTCAAATCATCAAACTTACTGGGGCATTACCAGCATGTGCTCAGAAATTGGTGCAGAAGTAGAGGTAACTGGCAGGCCGCCGGATCTGCAACCGGGTGAAACTATGCCCGTAACGATCGAGATTATGGAAGTGGGGCTGAAGCTGCGCGGCACAATTACCCCCAGCGAACGAAGTTGTGAATTGCCCAAACTAAAGGTACGGTTTGAGCAGGTCACCCTGGAGCAACATCGCCAATTGGTAGAGCTGCTATTTTGTCGGCCAGGACAATGGTTGCGCCAACGATCCCCCGGTGAGATCGCTTCGATCTATTTCTTGCTGCGCAGCTTAATTAAGCCCAGAGCTTTGTTTGGCAAGAAGCAGGAGATCAGCCCCGTGATGGTTTGCCAGATCTAG